Within Aspergillus oryzae RIB40 DNA, chromosome 2, the genomic segment AGCCTTTCTTCGATCTCCGTAGGATAGATGTTTTCCCCTCCTAACTAAGATCAGCTCATCTGCAACACTGACTCTAACCAAGCAAGCTCACCCCGGATAATAATATCTTTGATTCTTCCTGTGATGCGACAGTATCCTTTTTCATCAATCGAGGCTTCGTCGCCCGTATGGATCCATATCACGCCGTTTTCATCACGTACCAGAGCTTCAGCTGTCTTTTCCTCGTTCTTGTAGTATCCCTTCTGTAGCAGATACCCTGATATACAAAGCTCGCCCCGGATTCCCTTGGGGAGTATGTGGTTCTGGCTGTCCACGACCTTGGCCTGGACGTGAGGGAGTGCTTTGCCTACAGTTTCCAGTTTCTCTCTAGCTGGGTCCGTGGCTGCTGTCATGAAGCTTCCGGCGGAGGTTTCGGTCATCCCTAGGCCAATACGTCAatatggaaaaagaaatgaaaatgaaaaacaaaaaaaaaaaaaggggggggtGGGGGGGTAATCAAGGACCCCCAGGCCAGAAAAACAAACCGTAAATGATTCTCAGATCCATGGGACTGAAAGTCGCCTGTATTTCGTCCAATAGACTCGGTGCTACCTTCATGCCTCCTACCATACCGGCTCGGACAGTTTTAACTTTCACTTTTCTGTGCTGGAGCTGCTGTAATATAGCCACGAACATAGTTGGAACGCCATGCAGCACGGTACATCCATAGCGTTTCAAAGCATCCACCACGGCAGAGGCGTCAAAATCTCGACTCGGGAGAACAATGGTAGCTCCACACGCAAGTGAGCATATCAGGCCACTGACGAGACCGAAGGCGTGAAATAATGGTGGCGGGCAACAGACGATATCATCGGGGTTTAGATCCAAACGGGCACCGCACATGCGTCCATTGTTAATGATGCCACTGCTTGGTCAATTAAACCCAACCGCGTCAATACACCAACTTGGAAACCTTACAAATGGCTAAGCATAGCGGCTTTTGGAAGTCCTGCCGTTCCGCTGGTGAACTGGAGATAGACCGTATCATGACACTGCACTGAGCGCTGCGCTTGATGTAAGGCTTGCTGTGGTACCGAGTTCCCTAAAAGTAGAACATCATCCCAGGTAAGTGTCTCATGAGTGTCCACATAATCCGTTCGGATCAAGACGGTCTGCTTCAGGCCAGGGACTGGGTGGGTCTGGATATGCTGGATGAGAAACCTAGTAGATCCGAAGTTCACCATGTCACCTATGAAAAACAAGGACGTTTCTGCTTCCATTAGCAATAGACCATTGCGTTGCGTACACTCATCTTAGATTAGTCGAACTTGCCTGTATGCCTGATGGCCCGATCACATTCCAGAAATGTGAAGGTCTTATTTAGCACCACCAGAACTGCTCCAATCCGAgccacagcaacaaccaAAGCGGCAAATCGTTCATCGTCCCCGGAGAAGATCGCAACTCGATCACCCCTGCCGATACCCATGGCAAGAAGCCCTTTAGCGATATCCTGTGTATGCTGGCACAAAACTTGAAAACTAAGCCGAGCACCACTCCACGGGACAATAATGGCATCTTTGGACCCAAAACTCTCAGACTGCTGGTCCATAAGCTGTCCCAACGTTAGATGACAGAGAGGTGGCTCTCTGGGTCCCTGGACAATAGATAAAGAAGGGTGTGCCATGTTTGTAGATCAAAAAGGCTTTCAGATTCACTTCAAGCGAAGCGATAGAAAGGAGGAACTGCCTGATCTAGTCAAGCATTTCAAGCCCCTGTTTAGTAAAGCAGCCAAGGTGCGGTTAGGATGGCCTTGCTGAACTATAAAGTAACGCTATGTGACTGGGCTTGCCAGGCAGGTAAATGCCTGCTGCTGATTCACCTTTTGAGACGGTCTGTAGGTGCTTGGGATGAGATTGGTCGTTTTCTTCGTTGTTGTGCTTAATGCAGCAGCACCTCTACATTCACTCCTTCGTATCCAAGGTAATTTATCGTTctttggtggtgatgagACTGTCAGTCTCCTTGTTTCACTATAGGATGCTCTCCATGATCAGGGGCTAGGGTCGCCTACTTCGCTCGTTCAAGAATATACCACCCTTAATATGTGCAGACACATATATACaatagaaagaaatcaaaacagAGGAGCCCCATAAACAGCTCCTTGGGAATCATACAAACAATTATGTACCAGTGCCAGGATACAAGGGCATAGCAATAAGAtcaaaggaaacaacaaGACATCAAAGGACAAACCATTTTTTAAATCCTCCCAAACGTTGACCGTACATGTGGATTACAGTATCAATGGTAGCTGGCATGACCCATAATACAATAAATAAAATCAAATGCATGGCAAGAACTATTGATGCGTTAGTAACCTCCTATCGGgagaaaccaaaagaaaagggttGCTCACATTCATCACAATAAGCATAGGAATGTCGAATACGTCTCGTTTTACTGTCCAGCAGTATGCGCATTCAATTTTGCCGTCTTTAAAGCCCAGTTGATTCATGCCCGCCTCGCTGGCGATGCCCCCTTTGCGCAGATGGCTGTTCCACCGTTGGTTATCATCTGACTGATTCTCCATGTCCTCCTTCGTTTTGTATTTCAACAGTTTGCATGTCGTCATGACACTACCACGTGAGT encodes:
- a CDS encoding uncharacterized protein (acyl-CoA synthetases (AMP-forming)/AMP-acid ligases II) translates to MVNFGSTRFLIQHIQTHPVPGLKQTVLIRTDYVDTHETLTWDDVLLLGNSVPQQALHQAQRSVQCHDTVYLQFTSGTAGLPKAAMLSHFGIINNGRMCGARLDLNPDDIVCCPPPLFHAFGLVSGLICSLACGATIVLPSRDFDASAVVDALKRYGCTVLHGVPTMFVAILQQLQHRKVKVKTVRAGMVGGMKVAPSLLDEIQATFSPMDLRIIYGMTETSAGSFMTAATDPAREKLETVGKALPHVQAKVVDSQNHILPKGIRGELCISGYLLQKGYYKNEEKTAEALVRDENGVIWIHTGDEASIDEKGYCRITGRIKDIIIRGELAWLESLGGENIYPTEIEERLMEHPDIEQAAIVGLKDDKYGEVVAAFLQSLPQHNRPSLNDVKDWIWQVLGRHKAPVHVFWVGPGDPIGQYPVTGSGKIRKDVLREIGNNMIAGQENN